In Apium graveolens cultivar Ventura chromosome 10, ASM990537v1, whole genome shotgun sequence, the following are encoded in one genomic region:
- the LOC141693615 gene encoding RNA polymerase II C-terminal domain phosphatase-like 4: MSTIKQSVMNTHTRELYKTDADFRGALLDARKITFDETNNASQSRTIVPTEITKYECKSLLQSSQSRTNLVRLKIAKSTGLQNLQCRKKLCLVLDLDHTLIHTEKVCNLAPEKAKMCLDNAAHKDDMFTWKYTTGSDCLIKMRPFVREFLEEANKLFEMYIYTMGTRDYALHVADLLDPKSIYFGSRIISRENCTVSCRKGLDVVPVDESGILIIDDTMGVWFRHISNLIVIDKYDYFTSLSEDGMDGSDSAGPLSRVLKLLQEVHSLYFGQHQMLDVRVPLGMVRRQRRSENCL, encoded by the coding sequence ATGAGTACGATTAAGCAGTCCGTAATGAATACACACACTCGTGAATTATACAAGACAGATGCTGATTTCCGGGGTGCACTACTAGATGCAAGAAAGATTACTTTCGATGAAACTAACAACGCGTCACAAAGTCGAACAATAGTTCCTACAGAGATTACTAAGTATGAATGTAAGAGTCTGTTACAAAGTTCACAAAGTCGAACAAATTTAGTTCGTTTAAAGATTGCTAAAAGCACGGGGTTGCAGAATTTGCAATGTCGAAAAAAGTTATGTTTGGTTTTGGATTTAGACCACACTCTTATTCACACGGAAAAGGTATGCAATCTTGCTCCGGAAAAAGCAAAAATGTGTTTGGACAATGCTGCTCACAAGGATGATATGTTTACGTGGAAATACACAACGGGATCTGATTGTCTGATAAAGATGAGGCCTTTTGTGAGGGAGTTCTTGGAAGAAGCTAACAAGTTGTTTGAGATGTATATATACACGATGGGAACACGCGATTACGCGTTGCACGTGGCTGACCTTCTTGATCCAAAATCTATTTATTTCGGCTCTAGAATCATATCCAGAGAGAATTGTACTGTGAGTTGCCGAAAGGGACTTGATGTTGTGCCAGTGGATGAAAGTGGTATTCTTATAATCGATGATACGATGGGTGTATGGTTCAGACATATCAGTAACCTTATTGTAATCGACAAGTATGATTATTTTACATCATTATCAGAAGACGGAATGGATGGAAGTGATAGTGCAGGACCGTTGAGTCGTGTATTGAAGCTCCTTCAAGAGGTGCACAGCTTGTACTTTGGACAGCACCAAATGCTTGATGTGAGAGTGCCCCTAGGAATGGTTAGAAGACAACGTCGGTCTGAGAATTGTTTGTGA
- the LOC141692000 gene encoding uncharacterized protein LOC141692000, translating into MAETIKKELEIEVTRIKILRVGKAALEGVQEALREHYSRLRDFAHEILKTNSNNTVEIRTTRLNETDANKFKRIYICYDALNKGWKAGSRPVIGFDGCFLKTVCGGQLLSAVGRDGNNQMFPIAYAVVETENTESWKWFTELLSADLNLGDGDGYTVISDQQKGLDNALKEVLPRVEHSILKRAFWNACCATHPVAHRRAMKDLQKTSKAAHDQLSKLDPKLWSKAFFSTHSKADNVENNMSECFNAWIINER; encoded by the exons ATGGCTGAGACAATAAAAAAAGAGTTGGAAATTGAGGTGACCAGGATTAAGATTCTTAGAGTCGGAAAAGCTGCATTGGAAGGGGTTCAAGAAGCACTGAGAGAGCATTACTCTAGACTTAGAGATTTTGCACATGAGATTTTGAAGACCAACTCCAACAATACAGTTGAGATAAGGACAACAAGACTGAATGAAACTGATGCAAATAAGTTCAAGAGGATTTACATATGCTATGATGCTTTGAACAAGGGGTGGAAGGCTGGATCTAGACCTGTGATAGGGTTTGATGGGTGCTTCTTGAAAACTGTTTGTGGGGGCCAACTATTATCTGCAGTTGGAAGGGATGGAAACAATCAAATGTTCCCAATTGCATATGCTGTGGTGGAGACTGAAAATACTGAAAGTTGGAAGTGGTTTACTGAGCTCTTGAGTGCTGATCTAAATCTTGGAGATGGAGATGGCTATACAGTCATCAGTGACCAGCAGAAGGGCCTTGACAATGCCCTAAAGGAAGTGCTTCCAAGGGTGGAACACAGCATCT TGAAAAGAGCTTTTTGGAATGCTTGTTGTGCAACACACCCTGTTGCACACCGAAGAGCTATGAAAGACCTTCAAAAAACTTCAAAGGCAGCTCATGATCAACTCTCCAAGTTGGATCCAAAACTGTGGAGTAAGGCTTTCTTCTCTACTCATTCAAAAGCTGATAATGTGGAGAACAATATGAGTGAATGTTTCAATGCATGGATCATAAATGAAAG GTAA
- the LOC141689437 gene encoding uncharacterized protein LOC141689437 isoform X2: MEDERDAEDAIRRLDNIEFGRKGRRLRVEWTKQERARKPENSRRSSSNLRPSKTLFVINFDPYHTRTRDLERHFDPYGKILNIRIRRNFAFIQFETQEDAIKALEATDMSKLMDRVISVEYALKDDDERKSGYSPDRVRDRSPRRRNDDRGRSPSPYRRERGSPDYGHGHGRSSSPYRRERASPVYDRGGSGTPSQRLRKSYGRGDSRSPNGGERKSDYGRGGRSPIGREGKIDYGRGGSPDGRERKADYGRGGSPDERERKTGYGRGGSPDGRERKADYGRDSSPGGRERKADYGRVSSPDVRERKSDYGLANSPSPPNGRERISYGNRSSSSPETGLVSPDLVHSYSPKERHTLEYNNGHSPSPRTEKVSLDDYNREASPDYKPEMADSPGYSGGESPMPDQ; this comes from the exons ATGGAGGATGAAAGAGATGCGGAGGATGCAATTAGAAGACTTGATAACATTGAGTTTGGTAGAAAAGGGCGCCGACTTCGTGTCGAGTGGACAAAG CAAGAACGTGCACGGAAGCCTGAGAACTCTAGGAGATCCTCATCTAACTTGAGGCCCTCAAAGACTTTGTTTGTTATAAACTTTGATCCGTATCATACAAGGACAAGGGACTTGGAGAGGCATTTTGATCCATATGGGAAGATATTGAACATACGGATCAGAAGGAATTTCGCATTTATCCAGTTTGAAACACAAGAAGATGCCATCAAAGCTTTAGAAGCAACAGACATGAG CAAGCTGATGGACCGAGTAATTTCAGTGGAATATGCTCTAAAAGATGACGACGAAAGAAAAAGCGGATACAGTCCTGATCGGGTTCGTGATAGGTCTCCCCGGAGGAGAAATGATGATAGGGGAAGATCTCCAAGCCCTTATAGGAGAGAGCGGGGAAGTCCTGATTACGGCCATGGTCATGGTCGTAGCTCTAGTCCTTATCGCAGAGAACGCGCCAGTCCTGTTTACGATCGTGGTGGTAGTGGTACTCCCAGTCAAAGGCTGAGAAAATCTTATGGTCGTGGAGATAGTAGGAGTCCTAATGGAGGGGAAAGGAAATCTGACTATGGCCGTGGGGGTAGAAGTCCTATAGGACGGGAGGGAAAAATTGACTATGGCCGTGGTGGCAGTCCTGATGGAAGGGAAAGGAAAGCTGACTACGGCCGTGGTGGCAGTCCTGATGAAAGAGAGAGGAAAACTGGCTATGGCCGTGGTGGCAGTCCTGATGGAAGGGAAAGGAAAGCTGACTATGGCCGTGATTCCAGTCCTGGTGGAAGGGAAAGGAAAGCTGACTATGGACGTGTTAGCAGTCCTGATGTAAGAGAGAGAAAATCTGACTACGGTCTGGCCAACAGTCCAAGTCCACCAAATGGGAGAGAGCGAATCTCCTATGGCAATCGAAGCAGCAGTAGTCCTGAAACAGGGTTGGTTAGCCCTGACCTTGTTCATAGTTACAGCCCAAAAGAGAGGCATACCCTCGAGTATAATAATGGTCACAGTCCAAGCCCTCGAACAGAGAAGGTTAGTCTTGATGATTACAATCGGGAAGCTAGCCCAGATTACAAGCCTGAAATGGCGGACAGTCCAGGATACAGTGGAGGAGAGAGCCCCATGCCGGACCAATGA
- the LOC141689437 gene encoding uncharacterized protein LOC141689437 isoform X1: MKPIFCGNFDYEARQSDLERLFRRYGRVSRVDMKSGFAFVYMEDERDAEDAIRRLDNIEFGRKGRRLRVEWTKQERARKPENSRRSSSNLRPSKTLFVINFDPYHTRTRDLERHFDPYGKILNIRIRRNFAFIQFETQEDAIKALEATDMSKLMDRVISVEYALKDDDERKSGYSPDRVRDRSPRRRNDDRGRSPSPYRRERGSPDYGHGHGRSSSPYRRERASPVYDRGGSGTPSQRLRKSYGRGDSRSPNGGERKSDYGRGGRSPIGREGKIDYGRGGSPDGRERKADYGRGGSPDERERKTGYGRGGSPDGRERKADYGRDSSPGGRERKADYGRVSSPDVRERKSDYGLANSPSPPNGRERISYGNRSSSSPETGLVSPDLVHSYSPKERHTLEYNNGHSPSPRTEKVSLDDYNREASPDYKPEMADSPGYSGGESPMPDQ, encoded by the exons ATGAAGCCTATATTCTGCGGTAACTTTGATTATGAGGCACGTCAGTCTGATCTGGAAAGGCTTTTCAGAAGATATGGGAGGGTATCTCGTGTTGATATGAAGTCTG GTTTTGCTTTTGTTTACATGGAGGATGAAAGAGATGCGGAGGATGCAATTAGAAGACTTGATAACATTGAGTTTGGTAGAAAAGGGCGCCGACTTCGTGTCGAGTGGACAAAG CAAGAACGTGCACGGAAGCCTGAGAACTCTAGGAGATCCTCATCTAACTTGAGGCCCTCAAAGACTTTGTTTGTTATAAACTTTGATCCGTATCATACAAGGACAAGGGACTTGGAGAGGCATTTTGATCCATATGGGAAGATATTGAACATACGGATCAGAAGGAATTTCGCATTTATCCAGTTTGAAACACAAGAAGATGCCATCAAAGCTTTAGAAGCAACAGACATGAG CAAGCTGATGGACCGAGTAATTTCAGTGGAATATGCTCTAAAAGATGACGACGAAAGAAAAAGCGGATACAGTCCTGATCGGGTTCGTGATAGGTCTCCCCGGAGGAGAAATGATGATAGGGGAAGATCTCCAAGCCCTTATAGGAGAGAGCGGGGAAGTCCTGATTACGGCCATGGTCATGGTCGTAGCTCTAGTCCTTATCGCAGAGAACGCGCCAGTCCTGTTTACGATCGTGGTGGTAGTGGTACTCCCAGTCAAAGGCTGAGAAAATCTTATGGTCGTGGAGATAGTAGGAGTCCTAATGGAGGGGAAAGGAAATCTGACTATGGCCGTGGGGGTAGAAGTCCTATAGGACGGGAGGGAAAAATTGACTATGGCCGTGGTGGCAGTCCTGATGGAAGGGAAAGGAAAGCTGACTACGGCCGTGGTGGCAGTCCTGATGAAAGAGAGAGGAAAACTGGCTATGGCCGTGGTGGCAGTCCTGATGGAAGGGAAAGGAAAGCTGACTATGGCCGTGATTCCAGTCCTGGTGGAAGGGAAAGGAAAGCTGACTATGGACGTGTTAGCAGTCCTGATGTAAGAGAGAGAAAATCTGACTACGGTCTGGCCAACAGTCCAAGTCCACCAAATGGGAGAGAGCGAATCTCCTATGGCAATCGAAGCAGCAGTAGTCCTGAAACAGGGTTGGTTAGCCCTGACCTTGTTCATAGTTACAGCCCAAAAGAGAGGCATACCCTCGAGTATAATAATGGTCACAGTCCAAGCCCTCGAACAGAGAAGGTTAGTCTTGATGATTACAATCGGGAAGCTAGCCCAGATTACAAGCCTGAAATGGCGGACAGTCCAGGATACAGTGGAGGAGAGAGCCCCATGCCGGACCAATGA